The Tubulanus polymorphus chromosome 6, tnTubPoly1.2, whole genome shotgun sequence genome includes a region encoding these proteins:
- the LOC141907079 gene encoding sodium-dependent phosphate transport protein 2B-like gives MIAEDVLNGKEQDVSEQEKRREEGNASDNDLKETHVDLWALPELEDTSTPWSELRCGGKFHRVFVEYILRLVFLVVLLYLFICALDFMSSAFKILGGKAAGRAFADNELLANPVAGLMIGVLATVLVQSSSTSTSIVVTMVASKILYVRTAIPIIMGANIGTSVTNTIVSIGHISNKDEFRRAFAGATVHDMFNWLSVIILLPLEAASGYVYYLTKAIIDSMDLRTYTSGKKDLLKTITKPFTSIVIQVN, from the exons ATGATTGCGGAAGACGTCCTGAATGGAAAAGAACAAGATGTCAGTGAGCAGGAAAAACGTCGCGAAGAAGGAAATGCATCGGACAACGATTTGAAAGAAACACATGTTGATCTGTGGGCGTTACCAGAACTGGAGGACACGTCGACACCATGGAGTg AATTGAGATGTGGTGGTAAATTTCATCGAGTATTTGTGGAGTATATTCTGAGGCTCGTCTTCCTGGTCGTTCTACTTTATCTGTTCATCTGCGCATTGGATTTTATGAGTTCGGCGTTCAAAATACTGGGAG GCAAAGCGGCTGGGCGAGCATTCGCGGATAACGAACTATTAGCGAATCCTGTAGCGGGTTTAATGATTGGAGTACTGGCTACAGTACTAGTGCAGTCATCGTCGACATCAACTTCTATAGTCGTTACAATGGTCGCCAGTAAAA ttcTGTACGTCCGTACAGCGATCCCAATCATCATGGGCGCCAACATTGGAACCAGTGTCACTAATACAATCGTTTCAATTGgacatatttctaataaagatgaatttcgTCGCGCGTTCGCCGGCGCTACCGTCCATGACATGTTCAACTGGTTGAGCGTCATTATCCTATTGCCTCTGGAGGCCGCTTCAG GTTACGTGTATTACTTGACGAAAGCTATCATCGACTCGATGGATCTGAGAACGTACACTTCCGGTAAAAAAGATCTCCTGAAAACGATCACTAAACCGTTTACAAGTATTGTAATACAGGTAAATTGA